Proteins from a single region of Trichoplusia ni isolate ovarian cell line Hi5 chromosome 3, tn1, whole genome shotgun sequence:
- the LOC113492017 gene encoding uncharacterized protein LOC113492017 isoform X2: MIHEELVQLMKWKQARGRFYPQLSYLIKVNTPRAVMQETKKAFRKLPNIESAMAALSNLKGVGTATASALLAAASPEIAPFMADECVQAIPEMEGSDYTAKEYLNFVNHIRNVCDRLNKEQNGCGKKFSPHMVELTLWAHHILSDLQPELLGKEPRTVVPANGGSPLPSDESNLEPPATNGNGKLPDSVNEDTTTSCTEDSMDAKAASPATPATPATPASPSDNSDSAFSTPRAKRQIEEASSAEENSLGDSSDASALPVAKKLRKATH, from the exons ATGATACACGAAGAGCTTGTACAACTCATGAAATGGAAACAAGCG AGAGGAAGATTTTATCCACAATTATCATATCTGATAAAAGTGAACACGCCGAGGGCCGTGATGCAGGAGACGAAGAAGGCTTTCCGAAAGCTGCCAAACATAGAGTCCGCGATGGCGGCGCTCAGTAATCTAAAGGGAGTGGGCACCGCCACAGCGTCAGCCCTGCTGGCCGCCGCCAGCCCAGAAATAGCCCCCTTCATGGCTGACGAGTGCGTGCAAGCCATCCCTGAGATGGAAGGGAGCGACTACACTGCCAAGGAATACCTCAATTTTGTAAACCATATAAGGAACGTCTGTGATAGGTTAAATAAG GAACAAAACGGCTGTGGCAAGAAGTTCTCCCCGCACATGGTAGAGCTAACGCTATGGGCACACCACATACTGTCGGACCTGCAGCCCGAGCTCCTCGGCAAGGAGCCTCGAACTGTAGTCCCCGCCAACGGGGGCTCGCCACTGCCCAGTGACGAGAGCAATCTCGAACCGCCCGCCACTAACGGAAATG GTAAATTACCGGACTCAGTGAACGAGGACACGACGACGTCGTGCACGGAAGACTCGATGGACGCGAAGGCGGCGTCCCCCGCCACGCCCGCCACCCCCGCCACGCCCGCCTCGCCCTCCGACAACTCAGACTCTGCCTTCAGCACGCCGCGTGCCAAACG GCAAATAGAGGAGGCGAGTTCGGCAGAAGAGAACTCACTCGGTGACTCATCAGACGCGTCAGCGCTACCTGTCGCAAAGAAACTTCGAAAAGCTACAC